A part of Vigna radiata var. radiata cultivar VC1973A chromosome 11, Vradiata_ver6, whole genome shotgun sequence genomic DNA contains:
- the LOC106776360 gene encoding probable protein phosphatase 2C 80 isoform X2, translated as MIPGIFSRPNATIYCRVREALTRRQGVPASLYRSSGLSLCSLYSTFFLSGSTHCSSSRTLITKSMTTAFHCNALLGGVYVNGLISGCDSVLDFTKPALVYLKDKTFKGCLRGSGNLRRPQTSFGSLSFGSSTFDGNWRIRDSSLLHGSWLKSFSTSSSACPSAGAARAVSFDGSPPDEQLANSSFSPDKTTVGGKTLKMLSGSCYLPHPDKEETGGEDAHFICADEHAIGVADGVGGWADVGVNSGLFSRELISNSVRAIQEEPQGSFNPTRVLEKAHSNTKAKGSSTACIVALTDKGLHAINLGDSGFIVVRDGCTIFQSPVQQHDFNFTYQLESGNGGDLPSSAEVFTIPVASGDVVIAGTDGLFDNLYNSEITAVVVHAIRAGLEPQVTAQKIAALARQRALDPSRPTPFSTAAQEAGFRYYGGKLDDITVVVSYISGSLSE; from the exons ATGATACCTGGCATTTTCTCAAGGCCGAATGCTACCATTTATTGTCGCGTTAGGGAAGCATTGACTCGGCGACAAGGGGTACCGGCATCCTTGTATAGAAGTTCAGGCTTGTCTCTTTGTTCACTGTattcaactttctttttgtCCGGTTCAACTCATTGCTCCTCAAGCCGCACACTTATCACAAAATCAATGACTACTGCCTTCCATTGCAATGCTCTGCTGGGAGGTGTTTATGTTAACGGTTTAATCTCAGGTTGTGATAGTGTGCTAGACTTCACAAAGCCTGCTCTTGTGTACTTAAAAGACAAAACTTTTAAAGGCTGCCTAAGGGGTAGCGGAAATCTAAGGAGACCACAAACTTCGTTTGGTTCTTTGAGTTTTGGTAGTTCTACTTTTGATGGTAATTGGAGGATCCGGGATTCCAGTTTGCTTCATGGATCATGGCTCAAGAGTTTCTCTACCTCTTCTTCTGCCTGCCCATCAGCTGGGGCTGCTCGTGCTGTCTCTTTTGATGGCAGCCCTCCCGATGAACAGCTTGCAAATTCCTCTTTTTCACCTGACAA AACTACTGTTGGTGGCAAGACCTTGAAGATGTTGTCAGGATCATGTTATCTACCGCATCCAGATAAGGAAGAGACAGGAGGAGAGGATGCTCATTTTATTTGCGCAGATGAACATGCAATTGGTGTTGCTGATGGTGTAGGTGGCTGGGCTGACGTTGGTGTTAATTCAGGACTGTTTTCCCGGGAACTTATATCCAATTCAGTGAGAGCAATTCAAGAGGAGCCTCAAGGTTCTTTTAATCCAACAAGGGTGTTAGAGAAGGCTCATTCAAATACAAAGGCTAAGGGTTCATCAACAGCTTGTATTGTTGCCCTTACTGATAAG GGACTACATGCTATTAATTTGGGCGACAGTGGATTTATTGTGGTTAGAGATGGATGCACTATTTTCCAGTCCCCTGTTCAACAACATGACTTCAATTTCACATATCAGTTGGAGAGTGGCAATGGAGGTGATCTACCCAGCTCTGCGGAG GTTTTTACGATACCCGTTGCTTCTGGAGATGTAGTCATTGCTGGAACAGATGGCTTATTTGACAATCTGTACAATAGTGAGATCACTGCAGTTGTTGTACATGCAATTAGGGCTGGACTAGAGCCCCAAGTAACTGCTCAGAAGATAGCAGCACTGGCTCGTCAGCGAGCGCTGGACCCGAGCAGGCCGACACCATTTTCTACTGCTGCTCAGGAGGCTGGCTTCCGTTATTATGGTGGCAAACTTGATGACATAACTGTTGTTGTCTCATACATATCTGGCTCACTCAGCGAGTGA
- the LOC106776360 gene encoding probable protein phosphatase 2C 80 isoform X1 — MIPGIFSRPNATIYCRVREALTRRQGVPASLYRSSGLSLCSLYSTFFLSGSTHCSSSRTLITKSMTTAFHCNALLGGVYVNGLISGCDSVLDFTKPALVYLKDKTFKGCLRGSGNLRRPQTSFGSLSFGSSTFDGNWRIRDSSLLHGSWLKSFSTSSSACPSAGAARAVSFDGSPPDEQLANSSFSPDKVLGIINFRTTVGGKTLKMLSGSCYLPHPDKEETGGEDAHFICADEHAIGVADGVGGWADVGVNSGLFSRELISNSVRAIQEEPQGSFNPTRVLEKAHSNTKAKGSSTACIVALTDKGLHAINLGDSGFIVVRDGCTIFQSPVQQHDFNFTYQLESGNGGDLPSSAEVFTIPVASGDVVIAGTDGLFDNLYNSEITAVVVHAIRAGLEPQVTAQKIAALARQRALDPSRPTPFSTAAQEAGFRYYGGKLDDITVVVSYISGSLSE; from the exons ATGATACCTGGCATTTTCTCAAGGCCGAATGCTACCATTTATTGTCGCGTTAGGGAAGCATTGACTCGGCGACAAGGGGTACCGGCATCCTTGTATAGAAGTTCAGGCTTGTCTCTTTGTTCACTGTattcaactttctttttgtCCGGTTCAACTCATTGCTCCTCAAGCCGCACACTTATCACAAAATCAATGACTACTGCCTTCCATTGCAATGCTCTGCTGGGAGGTGTTTATGTTAACGGTTTAATCTCAGGTTGTGATAGTGTGCTAGACTTCACAAAGCCTGCTCTTGTGTACTTAAAAGACAAAACTTTTAAAGGCTGCCTAAGGGGTAGCGGAAATCTAAGGAGACCACAAACTTCGTTTGGTTCTTTGAGTTTTGGTAGTTCTACTTTTGATGGTAATTGGAGGATCCGGGATTCCAGTTTGCTTCATGGATCATGGCTCAAGAGTTTCTCTACCTCTTCTTCTGCCTGCCCATCAGCTGGGGCTGCTCGTGCTGTCTCTTTTGATGGCAGCCCTCCCGATGAACAGCTTGCAAATTCCTCTTTTTCACCTGACAA AGTATTGGGGATTATTAATTTCAGAACTACTGTTGGTGGCAAGACCTTGAAGATGTTGTCAGGATCATGTTATCTACCGCATCCAGATAAGGAAGAGACAGGAGGAGAGGATGCTCATTTTATTTGCGCAGATGAACATGCAATTGGTGTTGCTGATGGTGTAGGTGGCTGGGCTGACGTTGGTGTTAATTCAGGACTGTTTTCCCGGGAACTTATATCCAATTCAGTGAGAGCAATTCAAGAGGAGCCTCAAGGTTCTTTTAATCCAACAAGGGTGTTAGAGAAGGCTCATTCAAATACAAAGGCTAAGGGTTCATCAACAGCTTGTATTGTTGCCCTTACTGATAAG GGACTACATGCTATTAATTTGGGCGACAGTGGATTTATTGTGGTTAGAGATGGATGCACTATTTTCCAGTCCCCTGTTCAACAACATGACTTCAATTTCACATATCAGTTGGAGAGTGGCAATGGAGGTGATCTACCCAGCTCTGCGGAG GTTTTTACGATACCCGTTGCTTCTGGAGATGTAGTCATTGCTGGAACAGATGGCTTATTTGACAATCTGTACAATAGTGAGATCACTGCAGTTGTTGTACATGCAATTAGGGCTGGACTAGAGCCCCAAGTAACTGCTCAGAAGATAGCAGCACTGGCTCGTCAGCGAGCGCTGGACCCGAGCAGGCCGACACCATTTTCTACTGCTGCTCAGGAGGCTGGCTTCCGTTATTATGGTGGCAAACTTGATGACATAACTGTTGTTGTCTCATACATATCTGGCTCACTCAGCGAGTGA
- the LOC106777697 gene encoding protein indeterminate-domain 2: MPVDLDNVSTASGEASVSSSGNQTVPPKPTTKKKRNLPGMPDPDAEVIALSPKTLMATNRFVCEICNKGFQRDQNLQLHRRGHNLPWKLRQRSSKEVRKRVYVCPEPTCVHHDPSRALGDLTGIKKHFCRKHGEKKWKCDKCSKKYAVQSDWKAHSKICGTREYKCDCGTLFSRRDSFITHRAFCDALAEESARSQPQTVAKASSESDSKAVTGDSSPPAAAAAATPPPPSAPPASSKSNSVVVSSSVLQTPNPELPENSPQVIEEPQANPAVSGSCSGTSTSTSTTSSTSNSNGGASSSVFASLFASSTASATASLQSQTPAFTDLIRAMGHPDHPADLSRPSASEPISLCLATNHGSSIFGTGLQECRQYAPPPQPAMSATALLQKAAQMGAAATNASFLRGLGIVSSASTSSGQQDSLQWGQQPGEPEGASVPAGLGLGLPCDGSSGLKELMMGTPSVFGPKQTTLDFLGLGMAAGGNPGGGLSALITSIGGSLDVTAAAAAASFGNGEFPGKDIGRST; this comes from the exons ATGCCGGTTGACTTGGACAATGTTTCCACAGCTTCAGGGGAAGCTAGCGTGTCTTCCTCTGGCAATCAGACAGTGCCCCCAAAACCGACGACAAAGAAGAAGCGAAACCTTCCAGGAATGCCAG ATCCGGATGCTGAGGTGATTGCTCTGTCTCCGAAGACCCTGATGGCGACGAACCGGTTCGTGTGTGAAATATGCAACAAGGGGTTTCAGAGGGACCAGAACCTTCAGCTTCATCGGAGGGGTCACAATCTGCCTTGGAAGCTGAGGCAGAGGTCAAGCAAGGAGGTGAGGAAGAGGGTGTACGTGTGTCCCGAACCGACGTGCGTTCACCACGATCCTTCTAGAGCTTTGGGTGATCTCACGGGGATTAAGAAGCACTTCTGCAGAAAACACGGCGAGAAGAAGTGGAAATGCGACAAGTGCTCCAAGAAATACGCGGTTCAATCCGATTGGAAGGCTCACTCCAAGATTTGCGGTACCCGAGAGTATAAATGCGATTGTGGTACCCTCTTCTCAAG gAGGGATAGCTTCATCACGCATAGGGCTTTTTGTGATGCGTTGGCAGAGGAAAGTGCGAGATCTCAGCCTCAGACTGTTGCAAAGGCTAGTTCCGAGTCAGATTCGAAGGCTGTAACCGGTGATTCGTCGCCTCCCGCGGCTGCGGCTGCGGCTACGCCTCCACCGCCTTCTGCACCGCCAGCTAGTTCTAAGTCAAACAGTGTTGTTGTATCGTCGTCTGTTTTGCAGACACCAAATCCAG AGTTGCCAGAAAATTCCCCACAAGTCATAGAAGAACCGCAGGCCAATCCTGCTGTGAGTGGAAGCTGTAGCGGCACCAGTACCAGTACCAGCACCACTAGCTCAACAAGCAACAGCAATGGTGGTGCTAGCAGCAGTGTATTTGCAAGCCTGTTTGCTTCATCAACAGCATCCGCAACTGCGAGCCTCCAATCTCAAACTCCAGCATTCACTGACCTAATCAGGGCCATGGGGCATCCTGATCATCCAGCAGACCTCTCACGGCCTTCAGCTTCGGAGCCCATTTCTCTGTGCCTTGCTACCAATCACGGGTCATCCATTTTTGGAACAGGATTGCAGGAGTGCCGTCAATATGCCCCACCGCCACAGCCAGCCATGTCTGCTACTGCTTTGCTGCAAAAAGCCGCCCAAATGGGTGCAGCTGCTACAAATGCCTCTTTTCTTCGTGGATTAGGCATAGTGTCTTCTGCGTCAACCTCATCAGGTCAGCAAGATAGTTTACAATGGGGTCAGCAACCAGGGGAACCGGAGGGTGCCTCAGTTCCAGCAGGTCTTGGACTCGGGCTTCCCTGTGACGGCAGCTCTGGACTAAAGGAGTTAATGATGGGGACTCCCTCTGTGTTTGGTCCAAAGCAGACCACCCTTGATTTTCTCGGGCTGGGAATGGCCGCTGGGGGCAACCCCGGTGGAGGCTTATCGGCACTCATCACCTCAATTGGTGGCAGTCTGGATGTTACTgctgcagcagcagcagcatcCTTTGGTAATGGAGAATTCCCTGGCAAGGATATTGGGAGGAGTACTTGA